The genome window TCTGTGGCAGCAGACGACATATCTCTGATGCATTTGCACTACTACATATGCCCAAAACACAGCAGTAGAAGAAAATCCTGTCATTGCAGTCTAACACAAAAGTCATCAATCAAGAAAACTGACGATAAAAAAGCACCAATTCCAGACTGCAATGTGGTAAGAAaagctatttattttaagttatgaCCTGTAAGATTTCAGCCCTGGTTGATTTGGTGGTGATGGCTAGGGAAAACACCTGCTTCAACCACTGGAGGCAGCGAAAACACCTGTAAAGATTTCCTGTCAGAAATACCATAGAGGAAGAGCAACTTCTGTATCAAACTGTGGGCTGAGAGGGTTTATTATGTCACgttgttttaataaacatgtaCTAAACTGTACTAATGATCTAGTGACGTCTTTTGCTTCATGCCCAGTACATGCAGCTTCCTGTGAAGCCCTTTTGAGTGGGTACACCATTTGAATCCCACACAGGACATGAAGACCCCAatcattacaaaaaacaaaaatggagttctaatataatgaaaatgaaggattataactttaatGTTGGGTGTTAGCTTGTGAGTTGAGGTGCTTTAGGACAGCGGTTCCTACTGTGTCAGCCACCCGGTGACATAACTGTCTTTCAGTATTTCAACTAGGAAGCAGCAGGGAGAACATAACCAACCGATACCTAAATCTGAACGCACTAACAACCTTTACAATAAGCTACATGCGCTGCTAGCCTTGTTAAAGGGGCACCAGCATCGTTTTCCTGTGTGGTTTCTATGGTTGCCATGGGCACACGGTGAGCTGAGGtggaaagcagaaaaaaagctcAGCCATCATCAACTCAGACAGCAGTGGCAAATAACTGTACACGTTGCTGAGACGCCCTCTCTCCTCAGATCTTGACTTTACACTGGATACAATGAAGGTGGCGGCAGCAGCTGCTTACTGTCGTTAATGTTGCTGGGCTGCAGGGGAAATCATGTAAGCCTCATTAGCTTATGTTTCCTAAATCATTTTAGTTCTGGCTAGCTAACAATActtataaatgttaaaaagctAGCAGAGCccacagatatcttcatcactTTGGAATAGACGATTAGGAAGAATCTCAACTCTCAAGTTGCATTCCTCAGCATGTCTTTAATCTCAGTTTAAGATATTCTTCTACGATTGTGAGATGCACAAGCAGAGTGTTTTAGAGCTAATGCGGTATTAACTGCAACAGAAGGTCATGATAGAGCAGTGAGGGAAGTTTGGGTAGTGACAGAGTACCTTAGTCCATATTCACAGGTTTTAGTCAAATGTTTCCCACCTCCTCCGAAGGTCCTCCGCTTTCTTTTTTTGGGGTGTAGCTGGCTTGGCCATAGTCAGCAGATCCCCAAAAGGATCCTGATTTTTCTGGCTGTCTCCCTCAGCACGAAGTGGCTTTGCCAGTATGTTCAGGGCTGTACTGGGGACAGACGAGGAGTCCGCCAGGCTGGAAAGAGCATGATTGCTGGCAGAGGACTGAGGCAGGGAGGTGACGGATGAAGCGAAGGCAGACTGGAGCAGTCCATAGCTGGGTGGCAGAGTCGAGCTGCCTGGCGAATGCTGTCTGTAGAGGCCCGCTAGTGTAGAAAATGACTGCGGCTGGGGTGGAGTGTGTAAGTAAGAGCCTGGTGGAGGCCCATAGAGTGCACTGAAGGGATTCCCACTTACGGTCGGTGAGTAATGCATTTGAGGGGAGGTATGCTGCAGAGACTGGGCAAAAGGGTTGAGGGATATATGAGTATGCACTGGAAATGGGGGCAAAGCCTGTGGGTAAGACCTTGGTGGTAGTGTTGGTTTGCAAGAAGAGGATGACACACCAACATCTACCCCATCACTCAATGAAGTGGAACTGGTTGCAGCTGAGCTGTTCAGAGGGTCCAGGAGGCTTATCAGATCTATACTGTCTTTGGTAGCCTTGGTGGGCTTCAGCAGGTCCCCATCTGTGGTCATACTCAGGGCTTGCCTAAACTCTTGTCCCCCTGATGTAGTCCCTCCTTCACCAGCTCCTGCTGGTTTAGAGCGCGTCTGGGCCACAGGGGGTGCTAGGACACTACCAAGCTCAGGTGTCTTCCTTCCGTGGGGACGTGGAATGGTGATGTTGCCTGGGATGGAAGAGTCCAAAGAATCGGGGCCCGGGCCGGAGCTTTCATGGCTCGGAGAGTGGGCATCTGTCCGCACAGGAAGCTGGACAGGCGCAGGTCTATCGCAGGCAGGAGGCACACAAACGGGCAAGGCTGTCTGATCCTGCCCTATACTCCACAGCTTGTTATAAGGGTTGGAGAGCTTCAGGCCTGGAAGCGTTCGCGAGTGTTCATCGACACTGAAGTCCATCCGCtgcaaacataaaaaagaatTCAGACTTTAAAGGATCAAACCAGTGTTTTTTCACAATCATCTGCTTACAACTtacattacttttgtttttttctacccACCTATTGGTTTCAATTCGTTTTAGTACACCATCAAACTCTACTCGCAGAGACTTGTAACTTGCTCAACGTAGCGAATGAACCCACATGATTTCAGCACTCTCTAAGGTTCACAGTAAAGTTGACCAACTTGTTCATCCCTCCTAGCAACAATGTTTAAGTTTAGAAAGTAGTGTGCTTCAAGGAGTATAATCTGTTCAATCAGAACTAGTCGTAGGCAGGACATCTGTCCTGCTAACTCTAAGGTTGTCCCAGGATAAAAGATGTTTTATGAGCAAAATCATAATTACTGTGAGATATAAATACAGAGGGATGTTTTGGTGGGTGAAGGACTGAGTTGTATCACCTGAAGATTTCATTTAGAAAATGTAAATTCTGCAAATGTTACTAAAGCTAAAATATGACTGAATGCTTTGGCACTAATAGAAGGCCTAAGCAGATTGTAGTCATTTTGcttaaacatgcaaaaccactgGTATGGTCCCAATGGTGGTGAGGTAGGACAACTAAAACACTCAGAGATAAAGTCTCCATGTGCTTTATCAGTATTGTTGGAGAATATTGACAGTGAGTCCATCATAAATAGCTCAGAAACACGTGCAATACAACACAAAGACCAGATATGTTTTTGGCTTAAGGGAAAATTTGCCATGCCAAAGGTGCTAGAAGAAGGTTTAGGTGGTTTTAAGAATCATTCTACATATTTTACGAGGTATTTTGGTCCAAAAAAAGTGTTTAACTCTATCTGGaccaaacattgtttttttggaaACCACACTATTTGGACATCTGACCTGGTAGGTGAACTTGGCTTGTAGCTCCGCAGAGTCTTTGGAAGTCCTCAGGTCCTCGAGACTTTTAGCCAAGGTAAGTGGATGGCTGTCAGGCTCGTCCTGGCAGCCGAAGATATCACCCAGCAGGTTGACATTGGAGAACTTCTCATTAACTGGGCTGGGAGGGGCAGTGTGACTCTCTGCCGCAAATCCAGGATCGTCCCCTTCTATCAACTCAACCTCCTTTAGGGAGCGGTACGGCTGTGGCCTGCAAGGAGATGGTTTTGGTTATTTATTTCTCTCACACACTAGAGGGCTTCATAGGTCAAAACACTTTACCCAACCCGCAAAAATGACCGCTGACCTTTTACCCCACTTTTTATTCTTCTGTAATTACACATGCTGTGCTGTCCCTGCACTCTCTCTGAGGATAAGGCTGGCTGTATATTGTTCTTACTCTCAATCAGTCCCTTGAAATCCATTATTTTTTGGGCacatgtagtttattttgagtcaaattcctcattaCCACACCAGTTGTgtattaatctgcagattaaactAGTAAACACAATAAATGCACTTCTGTTTGAGTAATGTAATGAAAATATAGTGCCCAACTGTTTTAGGaagttttgttaaatttttaGTCTTCaaaaattctaaatatatcaaaaatatatttaagaaTTGTTTATATCATCAGTAGAACCCAGTGGGCTTTGGGCTGACTTGTACACACAGGGTAGGGAAGTTGGAAAGTAGTAAAAAGAAAGTAACCTGCCAAATCAAGAAACTTCCTCCCATTGATGCAAAAGTTTGGCATAAAGCTTtccttttcattgattttcaaCATTGCTCACAAAAGGTCAAGTGCAACCAGAGACGGTAAAGGCATAGCTACGCCATACCTAACCCACCAGGTCCTTATGTTAATCAGAATTTGACTCTTTCCCCTCTTTTTAAAACCTAATCCCAAGATTCTCCTATACAATGACCATAATGTCCTCCATGTGAATCTTtaaaacacatgtacacacatttcATTAGAAAGAAAAGAGGTGAGGTGAGAAAGGCTTATTAATTAGTCAATAGTGCAAAGCAAATCAGAGAGATGCGTACAGAGGCGACCACTCAAAAGGAACGGAGAAGAGAAAGCTGTCAGGAAAGCCAGAGATGGAGTCATCATCGTACTGGAGCTCGTCTCCGGATGAATCCTCAGAGAGAAAGACTGTGTAGTGACGAGTAGGACGGATAGTGCTACGGTGAGAAGGAGGAAGATAACAGGAAATTAACAGCTTATTACACACATGTTAATTAAGTCCATTAAAAGCAAcaggaaagaagaggaaaatTAAGAAAAGGATGGTTAAGAATTAGCACAATTAAgagtattattttttattgttatttacgTACAGTGAATTAGGATTAGTATGTTACTATACTAACATTTGAATGAGCCTGAAGGAAGCTGGGCAgttagtttaaaaagaaattagACCACTatggcacaaacaaacaaacaaacaaatgaacaaaatctgttaaattttcaattcaattcaattttcaattcaattttatttatatagcgccaaatcacaacaacagttatctcacagcgcttttcataaaagagcaggtctagaccgtactctgtgatgatatttacagaagcccaacagttcccaccaagagcagcactaggcgacagaggcaaggaaaaacttcctttaagaggcagaaacctcgagcagaaccatggctcagggtgggcggNNNNNNNNNNNNNNNNNNNNNNNNNNNNNNNNNNNNNNNNNNNNNNNNNNNNNNNNNNNNNNNNNNNNNNNNNNNNNNNNNNNNNNNNNNNNNNNNNNNNggacaattacatgaaaacaaataagtgtttagaagacagtgatagtaactgcaatgagcccaacaactgacatgaatacagaggagtctgtagcgtttctagagaTGCTGGTCGGCCTAtctaaactgcgtaacgtgttcTCATGTGCAGCGGACGAAtacgcacacagcagcagaacaacgtgtagcctttttacaagagcagcaacactgagagcttcagtttacacgctgttagcaagtcagagagacaaaccaaagctaaaagttcactcaccctgcgttcactataagcactctcataaaaactaaaatgcgaccggacttcagagtgactgaaaagcCTCCGCAGCGTCGTCTTCCGCCGCGACCCAAAGAAACCCGCGCTGCATTCCgcgcatgcgcgcctgcttctgggagacgctggacagtgtttgccgtgagattataacagCGTGGTTCAccgtacccggttatcatggtaattaaaatgtgtacagtaataataagcGTCGGGAATTGTACCgtggtttaccgttaaaccggtaatcctTTCATCCCTAGTCGTGTGACGTACAGcagttggattttatttgtacacaaactttttattttgagatgtgtCTGAGTGAGAAACGGTCCTTTAACctgctgcagttttggagaaaattaaagtttttaatagtcagtgttttattatgaacGTCCAGTTAACTGGACCAATAGCCAATGCTGGTGTTGATGGGTTCTAATAAAGAAagaattttttaattaaagaaaagttacagaaatgtttgtgtatgctgtcactATACTGTTACAGAGACTGGAATCAGCAGGTCAGACTGACTTCTGACCTGCTGACATTTGTTGGCAAGGATCATAGTCTAATAATTCtttcagtagtagtagtagtagtagtaatacaTTATACCTATTTTATAATACACTAATCACttatatataatgttataatgcattataatgtcattataaatgttaaactttgcaagtgtgcgtttgtgtgtgtgtacctgtccaTGCTGAAGGGGAAGCAGAACTTGGGCACAGTCTGCAGAGTTTCCTGTAGGACACAGATAAAGGATTATAGAATACAGTCTTGTATTATTACCAATATCTACTAATAATGTTGCATTGTATTATcgtgaaaaacatttaaaggagCTATTGGGAAGGATATAATGTGGAGGAAATGATCCATTAAGAAGGCAGAGCAAGTGCAAAGCATTCATGGACAAAATAACTAAAGAAAATGGTATCATGTATTTTCAGGTTTCCATCTTTTCACAACTCTAAGATAGAAATGTATGAAAAAGAAACCAATGAATAGCTGTGAGGAGCatgacacagagaaaaacaaaaggaagtACAGAATACTATGTATTTCAAACCTGGTCTGTGTAGTCTTCAGGGAACTGCCTTTGCACCTCCAGCCCTGTTAGAaatggacagaaaataaatgaatgtggaGAAGAGAACAGGACCTAATGGGGCACATTGATTTTGACATAAGACAAGTGGGTGTAAGCCggtgattcaaactgctcagatcattggtacccatctcctgagcatcagtgatatcggtgaggtgaggtgtctccagagcccaaaggatactaaaggacagtagccacccagccacagcctgttcaccctgctgccttctgggaagagacaGACAAGTATCTGCTGTTGTActaccagactgcagagcagcttcttccctcaAGCTCTCAGACTTTatactcaaattcatcctcagcactgctccactgaatatagtttatttctgtttaccatttttataattgcttctgtattaatgtatagtgtctgctacgtagcagaagtgAGTttcaaactcaatttcactctacaacaTGTTGtattgtgaaaaaataaatgtacctacccACCTAATCCAAAATCTAGCCAGGCAGTTGAAAAAAACCCACTACTTTTCTAGATTGATAAATACACTTCTAAttaaggtagatttatttatcatttgacaacacagggttgtatagatgaagttgtagttccctttatgctttTCAAAAGCAAACTATATATACAAACATTATATACAGCAGATGGGTGGATAAATAACAAGAAATAAAGCTATTTTACCTGGTGCAATGCGGAGGATGAATTTAGGAGTGTCACAGCCTGGGGggagaagctgctctgcagtctggtggtatAACAGCAGGTACTTgtgtatctcttcccagaaggcagcagggtgaacaggctgtggctgggtgtcctttagtatcctttgggctctgtgtaggcacctcacctcacctcaccttactcgggagatgggtaccaacgatctgtttccagtcaggatgctggGGATTTAGCCTTCTTAAGTTACTTTAAGAAATAAATCTCTTTCTGAGCTTTCtccaccagcgtggagatgaccatgtcaggttggGTGGCATGGTGGTCCAGTCGATAgctcgtgggttcaaaccccagtcgccctggcctttctgtgtggagtttgcatgttctccccgtgtctgcgtgggtttccccTAGGTGCttcggtttcccccaccatcaaaaaaacatgttaggtcCACCACTCAGTGCCGTTTGACCAGACACTGATAAAGATTTGGAGTTGGTTCCTGGGCACTGCACAGTGGCTGGAAATTCATTtcgcaacatgtatgtgacaataaagtttcTTCTCTGTGATggtgattcccaggaacctgaaactgttcacctgctccactgtAGActcatgtgtgtgtctttgtcccCTTTTACCCAAAATCAATGATCATCTCCTTGCTGACGTTGAGAAGTAGGTTGTTCTCTTTGTTCCACTCTGCTCTCCTGAAGTCATTGTTGTTTGAAGTTTGTAACTTCcataatatttgtatatatttgttcCCCTGGTGGGGatgtgaaatgtaaatgctccgtatttgtatagcgcctttctatcttctcttgcccaaggacacttcgacacacaaccagggggagccagggattgaaccgccgaccttccaattaatggccaacctgctctacctcctgagccacaaccCCAATGCTGGTGGAATTTAGGTAAAGTTCTAAGATCagtttgattaaaatcaccaTCAGGTTGTTTTGTTATGCGACTGCTGATGGCCTCATACAGCTCC of Micropterus dolomieu isolate WLL.071019.BEF.003 ecotype Adirondacks linkage group LG13, ASM2129224v1, whole genome shotgun sequence contains these proteins:
- the LOC123982294 gene encoding DENN domain-containing protein 1A-like, with protein sequence MGSRIKESPESTFEVYLEVARLGTHSSGLEVQRQFPEDYTDQETLQTVPKFCFPFSMDRCNKLLISCYLPPSHRSTIRPTRHYTVFLSEDSSGDELQYDDDSISGFPDSFLFSVPFEWSPLPQPYRSLKEVELIEGDDPGFAAESHTAPPSPVNEKFSNVNLLGDIFGCQDEPDSHPLTLAKSLEDLRTSKDSAELQAKFTYQRMDFSVDEHSRTLPGLKLSNPYNKLWSIGQDQTALPVCVPPACDRPAPVQLPVRTDAHSPSHESSGPGPDSLDSSIPGNITIPRPHGRKTPELGSVLAPPVAQTRSKPAGAGEGGTTSGGQEFRQALSMTTDGDLLKPTKATKDSIDLISLLDPLNSSAATSSTSLSDGVDVGVSSSSCKPTLPPRSYPQALPPFPVHTHISLNPFAQSLQHTSPQMHYSPTVSGNPFSALYGPPPGSYLHTPPQPQSFSTLAGLYRQHSPGSSTLPPSYGLLQSAFASSVTSLPQSSASNHALSSLADSSSVPSTALNILAKPLRAEGDSQKNQDPFGDLLTMAKPATPQKKKAEDLRRRWETFD